The Hyalangium gracile genome has a window encoding:
- a CDS encoding pirin family protein, which produces MSQKGSEQVDVVVSVNPLGFIWETPDPFLFCVHHDDRYPKGNEHMGPAASLAGRDIGQDFVGKDGWRMYHGRTVPGFPQHPHRGFETVTVVRSGLLDHSDSLGAVARFGGGDAQWITAGRGLLHSEMFPLLNREAPNPVELFQIWLNLPKADKFAEPHFAMLWNHTIPRHVARDAEGRTTEVTLVAGRLGDVKAPPPPPKSWAARPDTDVAIWTIKLAPNARWTLPAAARGSNRRLYFFRGSRLSVGGKVIPPSHSATLRSELDAVLENGPDETECLLLQGRPISEPVVQYGPFVMNSREEIQQAFADFQRTQFGGWPWSSNDPVHAREEGRFARHADGRIERPA; this is translated from the coding sequence ATGAGTCAGAAAGGTAGCGAGCAGGTGGACGTCGTCGTCAGCGTCAATCCACTGGGATTCATCTGGGAGACGCCCGACCCGTTCCTCTTCTGCGTCCACCATGACGATCGGTATCCGAAGGGCAACGAGCACATGGGGCCAGCCGCCTCGCTGGCGGGCCGCGACATCGGGCAGGACTTCGTGGGCAAGGACGGCTGGCGCATGTACCACGGGAGGACCGTCCCGGGGTTCCCGCAGCACCCGCACCGTGGCTTCGAGACCGTGACGGTGGTGCGCAGCGGACTGCTCGACCACTCCGACTCGCTCGGCGCCGTGGCCCGCTTCGGGGGCGGCGATGCCCAGTGGATCACCGCGGGCAGGGGGCTGCTCCACTCGGAGATGTTCCCCCTGCTCAACCGCGAGGCGCCCAACCCGGTCGAGCTGTTCCAGATCTGGCTCAACCTGCCGAAGGCGGACAAGTTCGCCGAGCCGCACTTCGCCATGCTCTGGAACCACACCATCCCGCGGCATGTCGCGCGGGACGCGGAGGGGCGCACCACCGAGGTGACGCTCGTGGCGGGCCGGCTGGGAGACGTGAAGGCGCCGCCGCCCCCACCGAAGTCGTGGGCCGCGCGCCCCGACACCGACGTCGCCATCTGGACCATCAAGCTGGCGCCCAACGCCCGGTGGACCCTGCCGGCCGCCGCGCGAGGAAGCAACCGCCGGCTCTACTTCTTCCGGGGCTCTCGGCTGAGCGTGGGCGGGAAGGTCATTCCCCCCTCGCACTCCGCGACGCTCCGCTCGGAGCTCGACGCGGTGCTGGAGAACGGGCCGGACGAGACCGAGTGCCTGCTGCTGCAGGGGCGCCCCATCAGCGAGCCCGTCGTGCAGTACGGGCCCTTCGTGATGAACTCGCGCGAGGAGATCCAGCAGGCCTTCGCCGACTTCCAGCGCACGCAGTTCGGCGGCTGGCCCTGGTCGAGCAACGATCCGGTCCACGCCCGGGAGGAGGGGCGCTTCGCGCGCCACGCCGACGGCCGCATCGAGCGCCCCGCCTGA
- a CDS encoding amidohydrolase family protein — MARAGYRVFDSDMHCVEPPDLWERYIEPRFRERAPRSSEFAFRNAVVYMELEQRIMPWFDPRGPDGRPLPSVLPSAQVRAMVRQAMEQRPEARSLERFQQARFADSSRRGWSADTQLEAMETEGVDATVVFPTSGLLALAVDELEPEYAGAVARAYNDWLADYVKRAPERLFGAAMVAPHSVEEAVRETCRAVEELGFRAIFLRPNPVQGRQWYDAAYEPLWEACTRLDIPVVFHEGVGSHLPQAGSQFGGNIFLRHVACHSMEMMYAAMALCGGGVLARHPTLRVGLLEGNCSWVPWLLHRMDEHWEIQLGVTHQQLPEPPSHYFRRQCVVSVEADEDFVTHVVDALGADNIVFSTDWPHPDSRYPRAVERFLEIPLPESARRKILWDNCARLYGWDQRESRSVTRAAHG; from the coding sequence ATGGCACGAGCAGGCTACAGGGTCTTCGACAGCGACATGCACTGCGTGGAGCCTCCGGATCTATGGGAGCGGTACATCGAGCCGCGCTTCCGGGAGCGAGCTCCGCGCAGCTCGGAGTTCGCCTTCCGCAACGCGGTCGTCTACATGGAGCTCGAGCAGCGGATCATGCCCTGGTTCGATCCCCGGGGTCCGGACGGCCGCCCGCTGCCGTCGGTGCTGCCCTCGGCGCAGGTCCGGGCCATGGTGCGCCAGGCCATGGAGCAGCGCCCGGAGGCCCGCTCGCTGGAGCGCTTCCAGCAGGCCCGGTTCGCCGACTCCTCCCGGCGCGGCTGGTCCGCCGACACGCAGCTGGAGGCCATGGAGACCGAGGGCGTGGACGCCACCGTCGTCTTCCCCACCTCGGGGCTGCTCGCGCTCGCCGTGGATGAGCTGGAGCCGGAGTACGCCGGCGCGGTGGCGCGGGCGTACAACGACTGGCTCGCCGACTACGTGAAGCGCGCGCCCGAGCGGCTGTTCGGCGCGGCCATGGTGGCTCCGCACTCCGTGGAGGAGGCCGTGCGGGAGACCTGCCGCGCCGTGGAGGAGCTCGGCTTCCGCGCCATCTTCCTGCGCCCCAACCCCGTGCAGGGCCGCCAGTGGTACGACGCCGCGTATGAGCCGCTCTGGGAGGCGTGCACCCGGCTGGACATCCCCGTGGTGTTCCACGAGGGCGTCGGCTCGCACCTGCCGCAGGCGGGGAGCCAGTTCGGCGGCAACATCTTCCTGCGCCACGTGGCCTGCCACTCCATGGAGATGATGTACGCGGCCATGGCCCTCTGCGGCGGCGGCGTGCTCGCGCGACACCCCACGCTGCGGGTGGGCCTCCTGGAGGGCAACTGCAGCTGGGTGCCCTGGCTGCTGCACCGCATGGACGAGCACTGGGAGATCCAGCTGGGCGTCACCCACCAGCAGCTCCCCGAGCCCCCCAGCCACTACTTCCGGCGGCAGTGCGTCGTCTCCGTGGAGGCGGACGAGGACTTCGTCACGCACGTCGTCGACGCCCTGGGGGCCGACAACATCGTCTTCTCCACGGACTGGCCGCACCCGGACTCGCGCTACCCCCGGGCCGTGGAGCGCTTCCTGGAGATTCCCCTCCCGGAGAGCGCCCGACGGAAGATCCTCTGGGACAACTGCGCCCGGCTCTACGGCTGGGATCAGCGCGAGAGCCGGAGCGTCACCCGCGCGGCGCACGGGTAG